Within Sphingobium sp. SCG-1, the genomic segment TCGATCCTACGTTGAGGCTGGCGGACGCCAATTGCGCCCTTGCCGCTTCGCCTTGGGCTTCCGCCTGTCGTACCTGCGCCTTGAGCGATCCGGTCCGGCGCTGCGCCGTCAGCAGCGCCGCGCGCTGCGACGCCACCGCGTTTGTCGCCGTCGCGGCCTGATTGCGCAGGTTGGCCAGTTTTTCCCGCGTTTCGGCACCGCTCGCGGCGAGAGGGGCATAGCGCGCCGCCTCGGCAGCCGCATAGCGCGCATCGGCTTCCGCCGTGGACAGTTGCGCCCGCGCCTGAGCAATGGCCGCCTCCTGCTCGCCGATCATCGCACGGACATTGTCGGCGTTAGCGGCGGCGACATCGATCTGCGCCTGAGCCTGCTCGGCCTGCGCGCGATAGTCCCGGGGGTCGATACGGGCCAGTGGCTGGCCCTTCTTCACGTCCTGATTGTCGCGAACGAACACTTCTTCGACGTAGCCCGAAATCTTGGGCGAAACGGTTACCGCATCGGCCTGAATATAGGCGTCGTTAGTTTCCTCGATATATTTGCCATGCGTCTGATAGCGGATGAACCAGATGATAAAGCCAATCAGTATCACCGCTAGAACGATGCTGATGATACGTCTTACGCGAGGGCGTTTCAGTGGCGAAGGCTGCTCCGTCCCGGCGCCGGTATCCAGCTTCCGCTCCGAACTGTCATCGCTGCTGGCCATCAATCGGATCTCACTTTGTTTGCGCGCTATGGCACAACTCCCTTGAACCTCTCCGCACAATAGGGCAATACCATATTACATGGTCCCACATCTTTTCTTTGCCTGATGGCGCATCAGCAACTTATGGACAGCATGCGTGAGTTGACGCTTCGTATGCATCGCCTCTTCAATATTGAGTTGAAGGCGCAGGGCACATCACTTGCGCAATTGAAGCTGCTGCTTTTCATTGAGCACATGGCTCAGGCGCGGGCCATAGACATCAGCGAGGCGTTCGGCTTTGCGCCACGGACGGTAACGGAAGCGATCGATGGGCTGGAGCGCGACGGACTGGTTCGCCGGGATCCCGTTCCGAATGACCGACGTGCGAAATACATTCGGGTGACCGACGCCGGAAGCAAAGTGATCAGTGATGCCGCGCCGGCCCGGCAGGCTATTGCGAGCCGAATATTTCAGGCGCTGACGCCGACCGAAGAACAGGAACTGCTTAGGTTAGTTAAAGTGCTAAACGACAGATTGATGGAGGTCGAAGCGCCACATCTTCGCGGTGAACATTCTCAGCCTAAAACGAAATCATCTGAGCAGTAGAACCATACCTAAAGCCAGACTTCCCGAGCAAGCGCTTGCCAGGCAGATAATGCGAAACTCACAGGCGCAAAATACAGATTCCAGGCGTTCCACGAGCACGATCCTCTCTACCCACTCTACCGGCGGTATATTGAAGGATATCACGATTCCCCCGCAACTCAATATGGGTTTTTAGCGTCAACTTTACCGTCGTCTTAAGAACGATCAGCGCCGTTTTGCAGCCGCTCGCTGAGCGGTAAACAGGTCAGCTTCCGTCACGACGTCAATGCGGTCGCGATTGGCATCGAGCCAGTCGAGCAACATCGGCAAGTTATCCAGTGCATTGTGAAACGTGTAGATCGCCACACCGCGATTGGCGATGGCTTGCTCGGCATGTTGCGTCAGCAGGCCAAAGCTTTCTGACGGCACGTCAGCCGCCAATGACTTCACCAAGTAAGGATCTACGAACGGATAATTCTCGCCATACAGGATCGGGAAATCGGGCGGACTGACGGCACGCGGTGTGAAATATGCTCGGGTCGACCGCTGATTGCGTGCGAACATGCCATAAAGCCCGACCTGCGTCTGCCCTACCTGGCTGAAGTAAGAACCAAAGCCGGGATCACCCAATCGATTCTCTCTCGCGAAATCAATCTGCTTGCGCATCTCCGCATCGCGGTCGGTTTCGGACATGGCGAGGATCGGCGCCAGCTCTTCGGTCGAATAGGCCTGCTGCATCCACTGCCATCCGGCATCGCGCAGCACATGCACTTGCGCTTTGGTCAGATGACCCGGCGCATCCAGCGTCTGCTGCATGGCCCCCAAATTGTACATGCCGCGAAAGCCCTTCGCCTTGAACAGCGGCAAGGCGGTGTTCACCACGCTGGCATAGCCGTCGTCGAACGTGATTATCGCCTTAGCTTTATTCAGCGCCGAGCGCTGAAAATAGGGGCTGCCCAATTCGATAACCATCGGCGACGCTCCGCCGCGGACGATAAGCCGGACGAACTTAATTGCTTCGAGATTGGCACCGGTGCCCACAGCATGCAGATTATTGGTATGCACGCCGAAATACTCCCACCGCCCCTCTCCGGTACTATCCTTTTGGGAGGTCAACACCGAACGCAGCGCGCTTGGTCCGTCTCTGACCGCGTCCATTTCATGATAGTTGCCGGTAGGCGCGCCGGGAGACCCTTCGGAATGGAACTCCAGCGACCATCGCAGTGCCTTTTCGCAGTTGCTGATGGGTTTGAACGGAAGGATTGTATAGCCATTCCGCACATCCACAGGCGTAGCAAGCGCGGCGGACGGCGCGATGGTATAGACGGTCGAACCCTGTGTCGTGAGACGCAAAGCCGTCGATGCGCCTTCTGTATTTTCAGCCGCCGGCACCTCTGCCAGCGCGAGTTCGGGAGCTTGTAAGGCCGCACGCGAGGAGAAGTCCGCCAGCGGGACAGGGGCGGGAACATCGAACGGCTTAAGGTGCGAGATGCCGTGCCCAGGCGTATATTCCCGCTGATCCGCGCCACCATGAGGCATCAAACCCGACAACATGGTCGACGTCTGCGGCGCGCCGGCGAGCAGTGCAGTGAATGCGGCGCACACGACGATGCCGGTTAGAACAAGCTTTCGCATCATCATATGCAACGCATCAACAGGGGCATAGGAGCGGACAAATCACCGCACCTTATCAGTAACGGTTCTGCTACGGCCACATACTGCCCTTCGATTGCGCATGCCGGGTCGAGCGGCTTCCTTCGACTAGTCAGCTATGCCGCAGGCGTCAACTTTATCGCAGCAGTAGCACATGTGATCCTGTTGCTTATGAAATTACTGGCTTGATCTTCAGCTAACCTCTTAGGTGGCTCCATGATTGGGGGTATCGCTGTTTTTCCGAGACTTAAGGCTGCGCGGAAATTTTTCGGTGCAGCAACTACAACATTGTGTATGGCGGTATATCCTTGGCTCGACTGGACACGCGGGTTAGCAGACGGCGTCGCAATTTGATGGATAGGCAGAACATGCCGAGTGACAGCGACGGCATCGGACCTAACGTCCGCCGAATGTTGGCCGCGCCTTTGCAGGTGCAACCGGATGTCTAGCACCAAGATCAGTCCGAGACGCCCGTCGCCCCTGGACCATTTTCTGATTACCGCGCTATTGGTAGCGATAGTCGTTCATGCCGCCGTGATCGTCGACCTGCTGTGGCCTGCCGCAACCTATGCGTCGTATTTCGTCCAGATATCAGTGTTCCTTTTTTATCTGTTCTTCCCGCTGACGCGTATCAGGTTGGCCATACAGATTCCTGCAATTGCGATATTTCTGTTCCTCATTCTGGAACACGTCTGGTTCTGCCATCTGGCGCAGCAGCCCTATAACTTCAATTCGGTTCTCACCTACATCGAACTGCTCAGCTTTCTGCCCTTCTATAGAAGTGGCGTAGCCATATCCCGCATCCTGAAGATATTGTTCATCGTAACCACACTTTACCTCATCTTTTACGTTGTTGGGCATAACAGCATTCTCAGTGGTTCGCTGGGAGACAATCGCGCCATCCATAGCGGGGACACAGCGCGCGGTTCGCGCCTCTACCTCGCCGCCGCGTTCGCTTCCTTTGTCGCTTATTACGCGATGACGAACAGGAAGCTGGGATTTTTCCTTCGATCGGGCATCTTTCTCCTGGCGGTCTATGCCTTGTGGCTGAGCGGATTTAGAACCTTCGGCCTGATCTTTGTGACGGTGATGCTTTTGTCGTCGGTCAGGCTCCTTGGCGTAGCCACGCGATTGGCACTATTTGGACTGTTCTGCGTCATTTCAGGTATATTGCTGCTCGGATTCTTGATCCCTCACTGGAACCCGTTCAACTATATGTCTTGGGACGGATCGGCCTTCGCCCGCTCGCTGGAATATCGGGTCGCGATCCGAGTCATCCAGCAGCATTGGATGTGGGGCGTAGGCATCGCCAATACGTTCGACGCGCAGCAGATCTTCTTCCGAACTCGTGAATATGAGCCGCTGTACCCAAGCGATCTTGGGATTTTGGGGCCTCTCATATTGTTCGGCATTCCTGGAGTAGTTGCGTTCATCGCCGCCACCTATTTCTGCATCGCCTCTCCTCTGAGGCGAGATGGCGGCTCCGGCATTCGCGGGCTGCAACTTAACTGCATCGCCTGCGGTATGTACGGGGTAATCAGCCCTTCGCTGATTATCGAGCAGAATGCCGTTTTCCTGTCCCTCCTGTTCGTGGCGCAACTGCGGGCAGGGCAGCTATTCTGGTGGATGCGGTTCGAAAAGCTGTGGTTTGAGGCAGTGCCGCTAAACTACCGTCCGGCGCTGCATAGCTTTCGAGCATTCCTCGGCAACAAGAGCCGCGACAATGCTATGTCCAGTCATTACTCGCCTCCGACCGACGGGGAGACAGCCTTAAACGAGAGCGGTGATCCAGCGGTGGATGCCGAAACTTCACGCCGAAAGCGGTTTTGATCTCTTCCGAATTTCGGCGACGAGCGGGTGGCGAAGGACGAAGAGTCCCCCTACCCAAAGGACGATGCCAATCGCTATCGCCGCTATCAGCAGAACCACCGGAATTTGGGCGGAGAAGCCCATCGCGATGGTCAGCAATCCGGCAGGCCCGCACGCCAGCAACGTCAATAAGGCGCTCCTGCCATAGATGCTCCAGAAGTCGCGGATCGTTGTCTCAGTCATGCGATCGAGGTGCGGACGGTACAGCATAAGCGCGAAAAGCGCGTCGATCACACGCGCCGCGGCGGCCGCCTCTAGGCTAATCAGGCAACCGCCCACGAAGGCCGCCAGCGCCACACCGCTGCGAATGAACTCGATCCGTGTCTGCACGCGCAACTGGCCGGTTGCGGCAAACAACTCCCATGTCATAGTTATCGCCACCTGAATAGCTGATGCCAGCATAATGAGCGCCAATGGAACGGCTGCCGGTATCCAGCGCTCGCCATAGACGATCAGGATGAACGGCTTGGCGATGACGGCAAAGCCAATGAACATGGGCCAAAGGAGCGCCGTCACAATTTCCACGGTGCGCAGATAGCGCTCGCGCAGCGAGCCGCCGCTGCGATAGAGCGCGGCATAATCGACCAGCATGACGCGCCCGATGAGCAGGTGGACGTTGGTCCAGATCATCCCGTTTAACCCGCTTGCGCGATTGTATACGCCCAACGCCGACAGGCCGAGAAACCGCGCCAAGACGATGTCGGACAGCCGCGTCGAGAGCGAATTGATGCCCGATACCGCCAGCATCTGAAGCCCGAAATCACCGACTCGCCGCCAGGCGTGGAAACCGATCCGAAAGCTCACATGATGCGATCCTACGATCGACATGAGAACGGCGGTCACGGCCCCGTTGACGAGCTGCGCATAGGGCACGCTCATGTAGCTGAAACCACCGAGCACAAGGATGATCGTCGCGATCGCACCGCAGACTGCGCCCGCCGTGTTGACTAGCGCGATCTGCTTGAACTGCCCTTCCCGCTCAAGCGTAGCGGCGGGCAGGAACACGAAAATCTGAAAGAGCGGCGAAATTGCGAGGACACCTAATGCGCGCTGCACGCCGGGATCGCCAAGCAAGCGGCCCCCGGCGAGGCTGGTCGCCATGATGACACCGCTAAGAGCAATCGAAATCAGCGCGTTGACCGTGAAGGCGGTAGTCGAGATTTCGCGGGTCAGCACTTCCTCACGCACGATAAGCGCCTGTAGCCCCAGATGCTGCACCAGCGCGAGAACTGCGACCAGAGACAACGCCACGGCGTAGATACCCGCCTCATGCAGCGTGAGATAGCGCGCCAATACGATGGTCGATGCGAATTGCAGGATAAGGGCAACGATCTGCGCGCCGCCCATCCATGCTAGGGACTTCTTAATCGACATAGCGGCCTGGAACCATCAACCTTTGAGTTTGCCCGCAAGCGAGCATTTGGCTCCGGTCAAAATTTCACCGGCAGACTGAAGGCGCCGCGTATCATCATTTGCGCGCGTGTCCAGCGCTGCGCCAATCCTTCGCGGATGACGGCCTTCAGCAACAAAGGGAAAGCTATGGCCAACAGCCATGGACGATGCAGCCGCAGATAGCGGAACTTACTCCGCGTCATCCAGTAGGTGGAGCTAAGCGAAGGGATGCCATGATCGCTCGTCCCGGACGACGCGCCCACTTGATGATAGACGAGCGCGTCGGGGCAATAGCCAAGCCGGAACTTGCCCGATGCCAGTGCGCGCGTTGCCCAATCCAGTTCTTCCCAATACAGGAAATACCCTTCGTCCATGTACCCGATCTGCTCGACCAACTCGCGGCGGACCAAAGCCGCTGCGCCATTGACGTAGCTCAGAACTGCTTCGACGTTCTCCGGAGCGGAAGCTTCTGTGGCCGGAAGGCCCTCGCCGATCTGTTCGCACCGGGCGCGAAAAGGCAGAAAACGGCCTCCGCCCAAAGTTTGAACCTTCATATCCCTGCCGGAGTACAGCACTTTTGCGCCGCAGATGCCGATTGCCGGATCGCTCGCCATTTGCGCTACAAGGAATTTTAGAGACGTCTCATCTACGATCGTATCGTTGTTGAGAATCCAGATATATTCAATGTCCTTTGACAGCATCGCCAGACGGATGCCGACATTATTCCCGAACGCGTAACCTCCGTTCCGGCCCGTCTGGGTCAGCCAAAGCCTTCGGGTGCCTGCTTCATTCTCTACATTCCGGATATCGGGCGCAACTTCGCGATATTCAAAGCCCAGAAAGCCTTTCGAGCGCCGCATTTCGATTACTTCGGGCAGGAAAGCGGCCAAGCCGGACGATATCGTATCGATCGACCCATCGCCTGAATCATTATCGCAGATGACGATGTCGAGATTACTGTAGTCGAGCTTCATAACGCTCGTGACGCACAAGATGGTATCCTGTGGCCTACGCCAGTTCAGCACGACGACGGCAACACGCGGTTGGGCCTTGAATTTCGGCACAGCTTCAGTGGGAGTCTTCATAGACGTGGAGTTTTGCATGGTCCCGAAAATAGCTCGTCCCTGTAGGCAGAATCGTCAGTAGCATATATTGCGGTCCTTAGAAGTTTGGATTTTTCGTAACTGGCGAAAGGCCGATGAATGCTGTCAGAAACGGCAAGATGCTGCGCCGTGATATGGGCTTCCATTCGCTTCCTTCTATGCAAATGTGCACACGCCGGTCGGCTAATCGTCCTCCTACCGCTCACCGTGATGAGTGTAGCGGCGAACTCGCCTCCCAAAGAATGCATCACGGCAGCCAATCTTCGCCATCAAAATACGGCGCGGCCGTGGAGCTTCACACAGAGAAAAAACGTTAGCCGCTTCGAAGTCCGCTCAGGCGATCATATCGCCGGTGACGGTGCGGAGAAGGAACGGTCAGAAGCATTCGACACTCAAAAATTCGCAGCGGGGCAAAGCCATCGGATATCCTTCGAGATGCTGGTGGAATCCGGTCGCCCCAACAGCGCGGCTTGGCTGACATTGGTTCAACTGCAATCGACTTTTGATAGGGGCGAAAACGGCCATAGTGCACCCGTGGCGGTGGAAATGCTCGGCGAGCATATGCGGATCGTATCGCGTGCGGACCAGCGTCGAGTGTCGGTTCCGAATGGCTTTAGCTTTACCGAACAGTATCGGGATACCGGTACGATTAGACGCAACAGATGGTACAAGATCGGGATGCGCTTCAAATTCGATCCGTTCAACAAAGGATATTTGGGCGTGTGGCGCGATGGGAAACCGCTTGTAGAATATCACGGCCCGCTTGGCTTCAACGACGCCGAGGGTGCTTATTTCAAGCAAGGCGTGTACCGCGCCTCCGCGCCGGAAGCTTTCGCAGCGCAATTCCGGCGGCTAAGCATATGTACGGTCGAGCAATGAGGAGTGAGGGGTGAACAGTACGTCCGGCGATAAACCCACAGTGAGTTCCTCGGGCGGGAAGCTGTTGACGCTTGAAGCAGGCCGATTTTTCGCGGCGGTTGCTGTTCTTCTCTACCATCTTACCACGATCGTCGCCAACTTCCGCGGGGTCCTTGTTCTGGGGGATGTTTTCCGGCCGGGCCACGTCGGCGTCCCCTTTTTCTTCGTCCTCAGCGGCTTCATCATCTTTCATGTGCATCGCCGCGATATCGGCCAACCTAGGACTTTGGGACGCTTCGCGTTCCGCCGCTTTGTCCGTATATATC encodes:
- a CDS encoding MarR family winged helix-turn-helix transcriptional regulator, encoding MAHQQLMDSMRELTLRMHRLFNIELKAQGTSLAQLKLLLFIEHMAQARAIDISEAFGFAPRTVTEAIDGLERDGLVRRDPVPNDRRAKYIRVTDAGSKVISDAAPARQAIASRIFQALTPTEEQELLRLVKVLNDRLMEVEAPHLRGEHSQPKTKSSEQ
- a CDS encoding O-antigen ligase family protein, giving the protein MSSTKISPRRPSPLDHFLITALLVAIVVHAAVIVDLLWPAATYASYFVQISVFLFYLFFPLTRIRLAIQIPAIAIFLFLILEHVWFCHLAQQPYNFNSVLTYIELLSFLPFYRSGVAISRILKILFIVTTLYLIFYVVGHNSILSGSLGDNRAIHSGDTARGSRLYLAAAFASFVAYYAMTNRKLGFFLRSGIFLLAVYALWLSGFRTFGLIFVTVMLLSSVRLLGVATRLALFGLFCVISGILLLGFLIPHWNPFNYMSWDGSAFARSLEYRVAIRVIQQHWMWGVGIANTFDAQQIFFRTREYEPLYPSDLGILGPLILFGIPGVVAFIAATYFCIASPLRRDGGSGIRGLQLNCIACGMYGVISPSLIIEQNAVFLSLLFVAQLRAGQLFWWMRFEKLWFEAVPLNYRPALHSFRAFLGNKSRDNAMSSHYSPPTDGETALNESGDPAVDAETSRRKRF
- a CDS encoding oligosaccharide flippase family protein, giving the protein MSIKKSLAWMGGAQIVALILQFASTIVLARYLTLHEAGIYAVALSLVAVLALVQHLGLQALIVREEVLTREISTTAFTVNALISIALSGVIMATSLAGGRLLGDPGVQRALGVLAISPLFQIFVFLPAATLEREGQFKQIALVNTAGAVCGAIATIILVLGGFSYMSVPYAQLVNGAVTAVLMSIVGSHHVSFRIGFHAWRRVGDFGLQMLAVSGINSLSTRLSDIVLARFLGLSALGVYNRASGLNGMIWTNVHLLIGRVMLVDYAALYRSGGSLRERYLRTVEIVTALLWPMFIGFAVIAKPFILIVYGERWIPAAVPLALIMLASAIQVAITMTWELFAATGQLRVQTRIEFIRSGVALAAFVGGCLISLEAAAAARVIDALFALMLYRPHLDRMTETTIRDFWSIYGRSALLTLLACGPAGLLTIAMGFSAQIPVVLLIAAIAIGIVLWVGGLFVLRHPLVAEIRKRSKPLSA
- a CDS encoding HlyD family secretion protein is translated as MASSDDSSERKLDTGAGTEQPSPLKRPRVRRIISIVLAVILIGFIIWFIRYQTHGKYIEETNDAYIQADAVTVSPKISGYVEEVFVRDNQDVKKGQPLARIDPRDYRAQAEQAQAQIDVAAANADNVRAMIGEQEAAIAQARAQLSTAEADARYAAAEAARYAPLAASGAETREKLANLRNQAATATNAVASQRAALLTAQRRTGSLKAQVRQAEAQGEAARAQLASASLNVGSTILRASVDGRIGDRSVRAGQFVQAGTRLMSVVPLSSLYITANFKETQIGLMRRGQPVTISVDALDGVDLTGHVDSISPGTGAQFSLLPPQNATGNFTKIVQRVPVRIAIDASPETRAILVPGLSVTASVDTIAAKGQAEHIADKEKARREARR
- a CDS encoding heparin lyase I family protein, which translates into the protein MSVAANSPPKECITAANLRHQNTARPWSFTQRKNVSRFEVRSGDHIAGDGAEKERSEAFDTQKFAAGQSHRISFEMLVESGRPNSAAWLTLVQLQSTFDRGENGHSAPVAVEMLGEHMRIVSRADQRRVSVPNGFSFTEQYRDTGTIRRNRWYKIGMRFKFDPFNKGYLGVWRDGKPLVEYHGPLGFNDAEGAYFKQGVYRASAPEAFAAQFRRLSICTVEQ
- a CDS encoding glycosyltransferase family 2 protein; this encodes MKTPTEAVPKFKAQPRVAVVVLNWRRPQDTILCVTSVMKLDYSNLDIVICDNDSGDGSIDTISSGLAAFLPEVIEMRRSKGFLGFEYREVAPDIRNVENEAGTRRLWLTQTGRNGGYAFGNNVGIRLAMLSKDIEYIWILNNDTIVDETSLKFLVAQMASDPAIGICGAKVLYSGRDMKVQTLGGGRFLPFRARCEQIGEGLPATEASAPENVEAVLSYVNGAAALVRRELVEQIGYMDEGYFLYWEELDWATRALASGKFRLGYCPDALVYHQVGASSGTSDHGIPSLSSTYWMTRSKFRYLRLHRPWLLAIAFPLLLKAVIREGLAQRWTRAQMMIRGAFSLPVKF